A portion of the Salminus brasiliensis chromosome 9, fSalBra1.hap2, whole genome shotgun sequence genome contains these proteins:
- the nicol1 gene encoding NELL2-interacting cell ontogeny regulator 1, which yields MRSLTAAMMMLLLLLTVQLITADQESGTVIPAESRPCVDCHAFEFMQRALQDLKKTAFNLDSRTESLVLRAERRALCDCMPVSTLN from the exons ATGAGGTCGTTAACCGCTGcgatgatgatgctgctgctgctgctaactGTTCAGCTGATCACAGCCGACCAGGAGTCCGGGACGGTCATTCCTGCAGAAA GTCGGCCCTGTGTGGACTGCCATGCGTTTGAGTTCATGCAGCGAGCCCTGCAGGACCTGAAGAAGACAGCTTTCAACCTGGACTCACGG ACGGAGAGTCTGGTGCTGAGAGCTGAGCGGAGGGCGCTGTGTGACTGCATGCCTGTCAGCACCTTAAACTGA